A stretch of the Notamacropus eugenii isolate mMacEug1 chromosome 2, mMacEug1.pri_v2, whole genome shotgun sequence genome encodes the following:
- the LOC140526168 gene encoding DLA class II histocompatibility antigen, DR-1 beta chain-like isoform X2 produces the protein MVCVFFPQGIWMEVLTLLVLNAQVTVGRHAPEHFTVQVKGECYFVNGTEHVRFVMRGIYNREEYVRFDSDVGEFVAMTPLGRLTAEFGNSQKEFMDHLREAVDTYCRHNYEGIELFTVPRSVQPEVTMYPSKLAPLGHHNLLVCSVTGFYPGDIEVKWFLNGQEETAGVVSTGLISNGDWTYQILVMLEMTPKHGDIYTCQVEHSSLRRPIIFDWKAQSESAQSKMLSGVGVLVLGLIFFGVGLIVHKRSQKGNPSPQPIGLLS, from the exons ATGGTGTGTGTCTTCTTCCCCCAGGGTATCTGGATGGAGGTTCTGACACTGCTGGTGCTGAATGCTCAGGTGACTGTAGGCAGACATGCCCCAG AGCACTTCACCGTGCAGGTGAAGGGCGAATGTTACTTTGTGAACGGCACTGAGCACGTGCGGTTTGTGATGAGGGGCATCTACAACCGGGAGGAGTATGTGCGCTTCGACAGCGACGTGGGGGAGTTTGTGGCAATGACGCCGCTGGGGCGCCTCACGGCGGAGTTTGGTAACAGCCAGAAGGAGTTCATGGACCACTTACGGGAGGCGGTGGACACTTACTGCAGGCACAACTACGAGGGGATCGAGCTCTTCACAGTGCCCAGGAGCG ttCAGCCTGAGGTGACTATGTATCCATCAAAGCTGGCTCCCCTGGGACACCACAACCTGCTTGTCTGCTCTGTCACTGGTTTCTATCCTGGGGACATTGAGGTCAAGTGGTTCCTGAATGGGCAAGAGGAGACAGCTGGGGTTGTGTCCACAGGCTTGATCAGCAATGGAGACTGGACTTACCAGATCCTGGTGATGCTGGAAATGACCCCCAAGCATGGAGATATCTATACCTGCCAAGTGGAGCACTCCAGCCTTCGGAGACCTATTATTTTTGACTGGA AAGCACAGTCTGAATCTGCCCAGAGTAAGATGCTGAGTGGAGTTGGTGTTCTTGTGCTGGGGTTGATCTTCTTTGGGGTTGGCCTCATCGTCCACAAGAGGAGTCAGAAAG gaAATCCTTCCCCGCAACCAATAG GGCTCCTGAGCTGA
- the LOC140526168 gene encoding SLA class II histocompatibility antigen, DQ haplotype C beta chain-like isoform X1, protein MVCVFFPQGIWMEVLTLLVLNAQVTVGRHAPEHFTVQVKGECYFVNGTEHVRFVMRGIYNREEYVRFDSDVGEFVAMTPLGRLTAEFGNSQKEFMDHLREAVDTYCRHNYEGIELFTVPRSVQPEVTMYPSKLAPLGHHNLLVCSVTGFYPGDIEVKWFLNGQEETAGVVSTGLISNGDWTYQILVMLEMTPKHGDIYTCQVEHSSLRRPIIFDWKAQSESAQSKMLSGVGVLVLGLIFFGVGLIVHKRSQKGFTRICLSVSLPSPGNPSPQPIGLLS, encoded by the exons ATGGTGTGTGTCTTCTTCCCCCAGGGTATCTGGATGGAGGTTCTGACACTGCTGGTGCTGAATGCTCAGGTGACTGTAGGCAGACATGCCCCAG AGCACTTCACCGTGCAGGTGAAGGGCGAATGTTACTTTGTGAACGGCACTGAGCACGTGCGGTTTGTGATGAGGGGCATCTACAACCGGGAGGAGTATGTGCGCTTCGACAGCGACGTGGGGGAGTTTGTGGCAATGACGCCGCTGGGGCGCCTCACGGCGGAGTTTGGTAACAGCCAGAAGGAGTTCATGGACCACTTACGGGAGGCGGTGGACACTTACTGCAGGCACAACTACGAGGGGATCGAGCTCTTCACAGTGCCCAGGAGCG ttCAGCCTGAGGTGACTATGTATCCATCAAAGCTGGCTCCCCTGGGACACCACAACCTGCTTGTCTGCTCTGTCACTGGTTTCTATCCTGGGGACATTGAGGTCAAGTGGTTCCTGAATGGGCAAGAGGAGACAGCTGGGGTTGTGTCCACAGGCTTGATCAGCAATGGAGACTGGACTTACCAGATCCTGGTGATGCTGGAAATGACCCCCAAGCATGGAGATATCTATACCTGCCAAGTGGAGCACTCCAGCCTTCGGAGACCTATTATTTTTGACTGGA AAGCACAGTCTGAATCTGCCCAGAGTAAGATGCTGAGTGGAGTTGGTGTTCTTGTGCTGGGGTTGATCTTCTTTGGGGTTGGCCTCATCGTCCACAAGAGGAGTCAGAAAG GATTTACAAggatttgtctgtctgtctctcttccttccccaggaAATCCTTCCCCGCAACCAATAG GGCTCCTGAGCTGA